The following are from one region of the Nicotiana tabacum cultivar K326 chromosome 3, ASM71507v2, whole genome shotgun sequence genome:
- the LOC107824365 gene encoding protein trichome birefringence-like 34: MNGRPVPCSSLNNNVMGIQLSFQLLVAIITAVLVITTLFMSREIKQEIEKRPQLKSLSSCNFFSGKWVFDNQSRPLYNGSNCSFISFLDDGMACENYGRIDLNYLNWKWQPHDCDLPRFNATAMLEKLRNKRLVYVGDSVNRNQWVSMVCMLESSIHTHLKHVHYNGSLVTLKAIEYNATIDFYWAPLLVESNCDDAWHHRVKDRVLRVDSIEKHARFWEDADVLVFNSYLWWRLDLTVLWGSFESTYAKYEQLGMLRTYELGLKTWADWLDSHVNRTKTRVFFVSMSPTHSRGEEWGKAEGENCYNETEPISNAEYWGSESDPGMMRLVEAAIKKLNEKSGVKADLLNITQLSEYRKEAHPSIYRKHWDPLTEEQLANPSSYADCTHWCLPGVPDIWNHFLYVYLLYL; the protein is encoded by the exons ATGAATGGGAGACCAGTACCCTGCAGTAGTTTGAATAACAATGTAATGGGCATTCAACTAAGCTTTCAGCTGCTGGTAGCAATTATCACTGCGGTTCTAGTTATCACAACTTTGTTCATGTCCAGAGAGATTAAGCAGGAAATTGAGAAAAGACCTCAGTTGAAATCATTATCCAGCTGCAATTTCTTTTCAGGCAAATGGGTATTTGATAACCAATCTCGCCCTCTCTATAATGGGTCCAATTGTTCATTCATTTCGTTCTTGGATGATGGAATGGCTTGTGAGAATTATGGGAGAATAGATCTCAACTATCTCAACTGGAAATGGCAACCCCATGATTGTGACCTTCCTAG ATTTAATGCGACAGCAATGTTGGAGAAGTTAAGGAACAAGAGGCTTGTATATGTGGGAGATTCAGTCAATAGGAACCAGTGGGTTTCAATGGTGTGCATGCTAGAGTCATCAATCCATACTCATCTCAAACATGTTCACTATAATGGTTCTTTGGTCACCTTAAAAGCTATT GAATACAATGCTACCATTGATTTCTACTGGGCACCATTGTTGGTGGAATCCAATTGCGACGATGCGTGGCATCATCGTGTTAAAGATCGCGTTTTAAGAGTGGATTCAATAGAGAAACATGCTAGATTTTGGGAAGATGCTGATGTGCTTGTCTTTAATTCCTATTTATGGTGGCGACTGGATTTGACTGTTTT GTGGGGATCGTTTGAAAGTACATATGCCAAGTATGAACAATTAGGGATGCTGCGTACGTACGAGTTGGGGCTTAAGACATGGGCAGATTGGTTGGATTCTCATGTCAACCGCACCAAAACTAGAGTTTTCTTTGTTAGCATGTCGCCCACGCACAGCAG GGGAGAGGAATGGGGGAAGGCAGAGGGTGAGAACTGTTACAATGAAACAGAGCCAATTTCTAATGCAGAATATTGGGGATCAGAATCAGATCCGGGAATGATGAGATTGGTGGAAGCAGCCATCAAGAAACTGAATGAGAAAAGTGGTGTTAAAGCAGATTTGCTCAACATTACTCAACTTTCTGAGTATAGAAAAGAAGCACATCCATCCATATATAGAAAGCACTGGGATCCTCTGACAGAAGAACAATTGGCAAATCCAAGTAGTTATGCAGATTGTACACACTGGTGTCTCCCTGGAGTTCCTGATATTTGGAATCACTTTTTATATGTATACCTACTTTACTTGTGA